Below is a window of Hemiscyllium ocellatum isolate sHemOce1 chromosome 8, sHemOce1.pat.X.cur, whole genome shotgun sequence DNA.
atgtcatttcctgtggtgacatcatttcctatggtgatgttatttcctgttcttttgggGATGCCACCACAGGAAATTGACATCACCAAATCTAGGGAattcaaatatataaatagaaagtgggctacaccaccagtgcatCACtcggaggttcactgaagatgttgcctagtatagtgatgaaacatctgaaaatgaaccttccagctcagtgaccaAACCTACGTCcaaaaccttaacctgagctacaaatcttctcaaaaattgctagtGCAATGCAAATCTGAAGCCTCTGGAATAGTATTTGAATCCATAACCTGCATTAAGAGAATCATCATTTGATGCAGCATGGAAGGAGGCCtttggtccattgtgtctgtacccTAAACATTCTTCTGTCAGAAGACGGAAGGTTTAGGTCCCCTGTAAGAACAATCCAGTTTGTCACTCAGTCATACGAGTGAGATAGCTGCTTAGTGACTGTGCAATTCTTAGGCTTCAGAATAAATTCTTAGCCCATCTATCTGCTGTGGTGGTGTTTGTGTGGATATTAAGATGGCATAGCACTACTTTGCAACATTAGCAAAGATGCTTCTTCGTTCTTCATTTTGCTGCTTTGGGGACTTTGTTTTATGCAGAGTGCCTTCCATGTTATCTCCAATAAATCACTGTACCTCGATTGTAAGCAAGGTGCCTTGAAATTTTATGGGAGATGTGTTAATGTATCATAAAAATACAAGTCTGTTTTGATATTTAGATACAGTTAATGAATAGCTTGGAAAAAGATTGATTTATAAAATATATCTAAGGTTGGGATCCAACTGGTGCTGCCAAAATTCCAGTAATTGTTCCATATTGAACCATTTTACTGATGGCTATTCCAAGTGCCTGACTTAATTTATGCTGCTCTACCATCTCAGTAGTGATTTGCCAGGTTTGTTTCATGCCATGGATGTCATCTTGTCTTAAGGCAATCGTTTGAGCAGCATCAATTATCCTCAGTGCCTTACCCAAGTGTATATTCTGTCTGGATAGTGCTAATCAGTCAGACTGTTCAACTACAAAGGCATCTCAACAAGGTATAATCCACTCTTCATCTGATTTGCACACATTGTAAAGAAGAGCCATAGAGCAGAACCCTTCTCAACCCTAAATTGTATTAAGACTGCCTATCACCTTTGAAGTTGAGATTATTTAATGTACGGATGGAAACTAAAATAGAGAAATTGTGATCTACACAGCCCAATGTCAAacaattggagaaaattctgcaAGGTCAAATTAATTAGGGCTAACCACTTGCCAAATCATATTcaaacataatttattttaagGATAAAGAATAATTAATCTCTAATTTCAGATTAATTCTTTGTGCTAATTGTATTCCCTCTTCTAGTTACTCCTTTGGCTGACTATTATATCATTGCTGGAGTGGTGTATCAAGCGCCTGATTTGGGATCAGTAATAAACTCTAGAATGGTGGGTGATTTCGCTTCATGTGGTTTTTCATTGCTCTTCAGTGATATGTCTCAAtaaaaaatgatttattttgaatAAGTGAACATTGATGAGGTTGCTGAGAACACTTAAACTGGGGAGCCAGTTCAATTTATTGTACGTGTGGTACAAATTGGCTTTTTTTGTAACCTGCCTTGTCTGcaagaaagaaaagaacaaaatgTCTTTTCTTCTGTCCCTCCAGTGTAGTTGCATTATGCACAACAGTGAAAATTGAAAGAAATTGTGTAATGTGTTACATTTTGTGTTGCTGATTCACTTGTCGAAAAAGGCATTAAACTGAGAGAGAAAACTAACGTCAGGTTTAAATGCAGCCATTTCATTAAAGCTTTACAAACAGATCATGGAATGCAATAATACAGGAGGGCAACATTTGGACTATTGAGTCTGTCCTGGTTCTTCTAAAGGGTAATTCTTTTAGTCCTactctcattttttttctctatagCTCTGCACTTTTCCTCCTTCAAGTGTTTATCTAATCCATTTTTGAAGGTTATTATTGAGTTTGCATTCACTCTCCTGTTCAGAGTGAATTCTAAATCCTAACACTTTTCATAAATAGGGTTTTTCCTCATGTCCCTTCAGATATTTTAGTCAGTGATGTGAAGTTTGTGACCTCTGTTTATTGATCCTTTAACCATTGGAGAGTTTCTCTTTGTGTACTCTAACTTTATAATTCATGATTTTTAAACAATTCTATGAAATCTCCTCTTAGTATTCTCTATTCTAAAAAGAATAACCCTGGGCTCTGCAATCCAGCCATATAGATGTAATCCCTCATCCCTAGAATCATTCTACTTAATCTACTGTCACTTTGCCAAAGCCTTCAAAACCTTTCTAGGATGTGGCAGCCTAAAGTGGACATAGTGCTCAAGCTGGGCCAGAACTAACATACTTAATGGTTCTCTGTGTCTCTAATTATAAAGTGGGGAATGCCAAATGCTTGATTAACTGCTCATTAACTCATGCCACTTTCAAAGGTTTGTACAGAAATCATTCTCAAGGTCTTTGCGTTCTTTAAATACTGCGCAATATATATTTAGTAATTATAATTGTCTGCATTCTTGGTATCAAAATGTGTCACCTAAGTTTGTAACACTACATTTAATCTGCCATATGTCCACCCATTCCATCAACCTCTGTATGTTCTCTTGATGTTGGCTGCTATACCTCCAAGTTTTGATCATTGCAAATTGCAAGACTTTACTCTGTACCCCTAAAGGCAAGTTCTCTGAAGAGAATTAAAGGGTTGTTGTCAGCACCTCAGCAATCTTGGATGCATAGCATGTGGACCAGGTTGTTTCCATGAATCCCTTGAACCCATTATGGATAGCGTGAAGTCTGCACGATTGCCACATTTGGTTCTGGCATGTGCAGATATTCTCTCAGTTTAACAAGTGTTTTGAAACTGAAATGTGTTGGTACTTGTGTAATTAGAATACTGCATAAACCTCTGTGTAATGGTGTTGAACTACACTGTGCATCTAGACATGCTCACTTCAAAGTGTATAACACTCTGGCCCATGTGCAAATCTCAGTTTCCTTTCAAGTCGGCATTTCTTTTCAGGCACTGTGAAAAGAAGACTGCATTACTGGAGATGTGGCAACTGATGCATTGCTTTTATTTCCCTGTACCCAAACTAGCTGACAGCAATACATGCAGTTCAGTCTGCATTTGATGAAGCCATGTCTTACTGCCGATACCATCCTTCCAAAGGATATTGGTGGCATTTCAAGGATCAAGATGAGAGGGGTGAGTTCCAGTATGGAAATACCAGGGAGTTTGCTAAtttcttccaaaagtggccactTCCACAAAATAATATACTGTCAGCTGGAAAAACATAACCTGACATGGAGCACTCAGCTGTGGATGCAGGACCCTCCTGTTTTGTATATTGTCTTAGCAAACCTTTGTCATGAGCTAGAGAATTTTAGAGATTGTATAAAGGCAACAGAATGTTAGAAGTGGACTGATCCCACTACTTTGTGACTGCATAGTGGATCAATTTCTCATTCAGTTTGAAGTATCCGGGGAAACCATGACCCTGCTTAAATTCTGCTGTTTGTCCACTGTCCTAAAGAAACTGTGCACACGTATAATGAGCGTATTCAGAGAGCCAGCAACAAATAAAGGGCTTACATCACCTATGCTTTATTTCACGAAAGCAAATTCACTCCATCAGAAGGTCTGTAGAATAGTTGTATATTATGATACAAGCAATACAAAGTGATAAATGAGAAACAGTTTAGTGATTGAGGTATTGAGGGTTTCAATCCCTCTGCAGTAATTTGACAATTTGAATTGATGTTCATCAATGTGACTTCAAAGGTattagattatttttaaaaattgcttcacTATTTACAGAAGGTAATGGACCACTCTTACTCTGTCTGACCTATACGTGGCTCCAGTCTCGCAGCAATGTCATTGATTCTTAAAACCCTTTTAAGGTGCAGCATTTCAACTGCAGCAAAGAATGGCAAAATCCCAGAAGTCCCTTACTAATAGCACTGTCGATATACCTACACTGCAAGACTGTAGCTATTCAATATTCTGTTCAGATAATGAGGGAgtggcaataaatgccagtcttgACAGAGAATTATCTCCTGagaattattttttaaagaagGAGGTAAAGAAGATGTCAGACActccaaaatgtctgcaaattaTATTACTGCAGCAGGTCAGTGAGCTAGTAGGAATTGTCTTGAAAGGTTATGAATGACTATCACTGCTTTTATAATGCCATGAAACAGTGACCTGAGTACACCTCAATAAGAAAAGCAACTGTGAAAATCTGTCATTGACTTCTctctcttggctgaaacaattaacTGAACATCCAGATTCTGTGATCCTTCCTGTTAACAGCAAACAggatcttaattttttttaatgatttacTTGTGATTTAGTGATTTCAAGCTGGTGTCTGTTTCGTAAATTAGTGGCCCAATTGACTGTCTgaatactgagctgaaaatgtgttgctggaaaagcacagcaggtcaggcagcatccaaggaacaggagatttgacgtttcgggcacaagcccttcttcaggagtctgAATACTGAGCCCTGATCACTGACCTGCTCCATCTGAATTATTGTTACTGCAGTGAAGTTCAGAACGTTGACACTAACAGCCATGTGACAAATGTAGCAGATACAGCCATCTACTGCCATGTGTGGTGCAATTTGCAGTCAGCAAAACAGTGCATCGTTTGTTAGGTGCACTCTGCAACCACTGATCTCAGaataactccacacagttggAAGCAAAGTCATCATCTTTACACCCAGCACCTCTGTGTATAGATTCCTGGCTGATAAGTTTATAATATTTTGTGCTCATTTTCAGTTTTGGCCGAAAAAACAGATGGCTACCCATTGACCAACAGAATTTCCTTGTCCAGAATTACATTCTACATCATGCCAAATCCACATAGTGAGAGAGCGAGCTTCTTGCATCTTGGTTCTAACGCATTCTAAAATGGCATTTTCACTAAATATTTTCCTTCTTGAAGTGGGACTTGTAAATTGCTGAGAAAGTAGATATGTGAGTGTTAATAAATGCAAATGATTAAAACTTCTGCAACATTTTCTATCTCAAGAATACACCATAGCTTCGCTTATGAAGTGAAAGGCCCAGACCTGTGGCCTACCTTTCAAGTTCAATAAAGTGCCTGAGTAGCAGAGAGGAACTTTCTGTGATAGTGAAATTGGTTATGCAATACCTCTAAAAGGGATCAAGTTCATTAACTTACATCCAGCAAAAACATTTTTCAACTCCTTTTGGAAACAAATTACATTCTAACCATCTTTTCATTTCAACTCTTTCTGTTCATCCTGTCCAGATAAAGTAAAGCCAAAATCGAAAAAGAAGGAGGAACCAAGTTCGTTGTTCCAGCGTCAGAGAGTGGATATGTTGCTCCTGGATATTCGGCAAAAATTCCAACCCAAGTTTATTCAGGTAATTGTCTGTAACTTACCATGTTCCTTTGTTTCAAATAAGTAATTGAAAAAACAGTATAGATATAGAAGGTAGtactgaagtgtttttttttaattccacaAGACATAGAGAAAGTGAAAGGTTTAGATCTTATAGTGGGCAAGAATGGATTTCACTGAGCTATACAGTGCCATAGATTGACTGACCATTATACACTTTGAGAGGCTTGGAGGTAGCACCCATTTACAAATCTCACTTCAAGAGCCAACACAGTCTGTCACTTTGCAACTTAATGAATAGCTCCAATTTGGCTTTAATGGGATCTGAACCTGacttgattttaaaaagaaaggtttGTCATTATTCTAAACAGACTAAGGTTATAAGCTTTCAACCAAAAGCACATGTCATGCAGGTTTGATGTGCTACTCCCAAAGAGTGTGGGTTTGAATAATTTCATTCATACATCTCACCTGATCATTTGAATTTTCCTTTGAGGGGTGGTCGGAAGAGATCTTGTTAGTTGCAGTGTAAACATAGAGGTGATTTTCCCCcattatttctttttctcttatTTACATCTACAACAAAAATGTGGCCACAATTTCAGTATACCATTGTAACTACTGAACGATGCAGTGTCAGAACTTGAATTTTCTTTGTTGCTTGGATGTCCCGAAGTGTTCCTTATATTGCCTGTTGGTTTCATTTTCAGCCCAAATCTGGAGACAAGCCTGTGCCAGGTGAGTATTTTTATCCTGAATCAAGCTAATTTCGATCAAACTTCTCAACTAATATTTTGACTGCAAACATTTCTGTGTTTATATTTCTGCTTTTCAGTGGAGCAAGTGAAGAAAGAAGCCGAGCCAACAACCGAGACCAtcaaacaggaagaaaaagacTCCACAAAGAACTCTCAGCAGAGCTCAAGCACCAAAGCCCCCCCTGAGAAACGAATGAGACTCCAATGAAGAGACTTTTCTGACTCTCTGGCTCAATTGTTGTGAGCCATTGAACCTTTGGACTTGATTTTGTatagatgtgatttttttttgtgcttttTATTTTTATATGTCAAGCATGAAATGGGTTCATCTCCAGGAGATGCTTAATCCTTTCAGTTCTCAATCCTTGTCCAATGCCAAGATTGGGTCTGTTCTTATTGCTTCAGACATTTTCTGCAGAACGTCCTGCTTCAGTGGATACGAAGAGGAATCGGTAAAAAGATGTGCAGTTGTAATTTTAAGAATTACAGTATAAAAAGATAAAGCTTAGACTAAGTGGTGAGACTTCTGATGCTTGTAATATTGAGGAAATTAGTGTAAAAGATGGTTTATTGTACATGGGTGTTATTATCCCATGACACCATTCTTTAACCAATGGATATCCATGGGCAATAGAAATTGGAATCTCATCAAAATACATGGACACTATTCCAGCAAAGTTGTGATCTGGTGGCCATTTATAAGCAAGATTTACTTGCTACTGATCAAAAGCTACTGATTTTTGTATATTGATAGCCAGCGATGGTGTTTTATTTGTAGATTATTCTGCCCACTGTGTTGCTAATGATGCAGTGCTGCTTTCCATCTGACTGAGATTAGGAACGTATTACTTGGAAGTGTGAATGCAAGAGCTATTGCAGTGTACATCTTAGCAATTCattgtgttgttttgtaaaaATATAGATTATTAAGAATCAATGGGCCAACAGATCCCCACCTGATGCCTTACTTGGTAAAGGCAGCTTTTGGAGAAGCGTAAAGCAAAAAGCTTCCACATTTGGCAATTAATGTGTTGGAATAAACTTCGGGAAGATCGTGATGGTTTTGCAGCTTATGCTAGAATCCATTCCTGAGTTCATATGCAAAGTGGGAATAGAATCAGCCAAGGGCTGCGCTTTGAAATTCAGAGTGCAGTTATCTATTGAGAAAAATAGAACGGGTGTTGTGTGGTTACTAAGATCTGAACAACTTTATTTCAGCAGGAGACAGGACCTCCAGAATATCAAAGTGGAAAATTTGTAAAGGTAAAGTTGTACAATAGCTTCCATTTAACTGGCTCAGTCCCATGCAATTCACTGCTTGAAGTTTCTGCCTTTTGCAAAGTCCTTTGCTGTGtaaggagagtggagtggaattAGTGAGTAGGATCCCAAAAGGAGTAAGTTAGAAATAATTTGATCTTTAAGTTTAAAtaaacataattttaaaatagtgtaaCTAAAGGTCTGCCTGTCTGTTATTGGAAGTAGAATTAAAAATACAATTTTTTGTATCAATGAATAAAGAAGTCTGAAATTGTTTTgtacagattttatttttaagtatatttaagatgaaCTTGTTGACATCCTGTGACGTTGCACACAAAATCAAGAGTACTGCAGATTCATTTGGAAGGAATTGGACAAATCGAAGGTGGAAGGAATCTAGGAAAAAAGCTTTGGGCAGTGTGGAAAATTGTGATCCTTGTACATTCATCAGAACCAAAATATCTCCTTAGTTGTGAGTGGAAGGGATTGATAAGCCAAAAGCACAAATGCTGAGCTTATTTTTTGATAGGCACTGATTTTTGTTTAAATGAATAGGCGGTGTCTTCTCTGCCATTCCCTTGCCCAATATTACAATGgcaaaacagaagcaaaaaaaaactggaaatcacATTGGGTCAGGTGgcttccatggagagagaaaacaagctaatgttttgggtctagatgacccttcatcagagtgGTGCTTCGACAATGGGGAAAACTGGTTTGGGAGTAGCAGATGAAGATATATCGGCATAGAAGTGCAGCTAGAAAATTAGATCACAGTCATCTCTGTTCAAAAGCTGCAGTAGTTAGAGGCATGGCATTGGATTAGGGCAGGAAATGAGTGAGGAAGGGTATCACTTGCAAGGCAAAATCTTGAAATACAGTCAAAATCAATTAATGCTTAAACTCACCTGTATTTAACATTTAAATTTGCTTGGAAAATTGGAGCAAAATTAAATGACAGTGACTGTTTTAATATTGCACCAAATGGTTTGGTGTAAAGTTTCTGCTACATCTTCctatgcaattgcagaaggtacaaaacttaTTGTTTACCTCCTCACTATGTAAGGTCCCTGACACACTTCCCAGGTGAAAGTGATTTACCTGTGCTTCGTTCAATCCAgtctactgtattcgctgctcacaatgtggtctcctctatactggggaggtGAAGTGTAGACACTTGATGACTTTGAGGAGCACCTCCacaaaatgaccctgagcttccagttacgTGCCAAT
It encodes the following:
- the med6 gene encoding mediator of RNA polymerase II transcription subunit 6 isoform X3; its protein translation is MATVDSRDNLLGISWVDSAWIPILNPGNVLDYFSERSNPFYDRTCNNEVVKMQRLSLEHLHNMTGLEYILLHAQEPILYIIRKQHRYSPTQVTPLADYYIIAGVVYQAPDLGSVINSRMLTAIHAVQSAFDEAMSYCRYHPSKGYWWHFKDQDERAQIWRQACASGASEERSRANNRDHQTGRKRLHKELSAELKHQSPP
- the med6 gene encoding mediator of RNA polymerase II transcription subunit 6 isoform X2; translated protein: MTALAIMRWSKCNVSAWNICSSNMTGLEYILLHAQEPILYIIRKQHRYSPTQVTPLADYYIIAGVVYQAPDLGSVINSRMLTAIHAVQSAFDEAMSYCRYHPSKGYWWHFKDQDERDKVKPKSKKKEEPSSLFQRQRVDMLLLDIRQKFQPKFIQPKSGDKPVPVEQVKKEAEPTTETIKQEEKDSTKNSQQSSSTKAPPEKRMRLQ
- the med6 gene encoding mediator of RNA polymerase II transcription subunit 6 isoform X1 — protein: MATVDSRDNLLGISWVDSAWIPILNPGNVLDYFSERSNPFYDRTCNNEVVKMQRLSLEHLHNMTGLEYILLHAQEPILYIIRKQHRYSPTQVTPLADYYIIAGVVYQAPDLGSVINSRMLTAIHAVQSAFDEAMSYCRYHPSKGYWWHFKDQDERDKVKPKSKKKEEPSSLFQRQRVDMLLLDIRQKFQPKFIQPKSGDKPVPVEQVKKEAEPTTETIKQEEKDSTKNSQQSSSTKAPPEKRMRLQ